ATCACAATGAAACATAGTCCAAACAGAACCTACACGTTACAGTAGCTCCCCCTCCCAGAAAGCGAGTCCTTGTGCCTTAAAGAGTCTGAGGAGGAAGGGAGGAAGCTCTGGTGGAGGACATGAAGCTGGACATAGGTATAAACTAACAAAGACCGTCAATATGGTCTGAGGGTGGGgggggagtggagggtgggaggagcAGGAGTAGCCAGCAGGGAACCAGGCCACAGCCAGCACAATGATCTAAGGCAGAGTCACAgaagggaggagccatggtggccTGGGAGGTGGGACCAGGGATGCAATCTCCTGCAATGGAGCCGGTCTAAGTGGAGACCCAGAAGGAGCCGAAGAGACATAGAGCCAGGGTGACACCACAGGCCTGGAGAACCAAGGTGGAGCTGACAGCTCTTAGGACTGAGGCAGAGGCGGGGACCCGGAAAACCGTGGTGGAGCCAGAGCGACTTAGGACAACGGTGGAACTGGAAGGAAGGCGGAGCCTGTTGGAGCCGAAGGGATGGAGGGCAGAGGTGCAGTCAGAAGCCAGGAATCCTGTGGTGGAAACAGGGTGATGCCTGACCAAGGCGCAGCCGAAGGGTCAAGGGAGCCCAGTGGAGCCAGTGGGATGACGGGCAACGGTGAAAATGAGGGATCATGAAGCCAAGGCGGAACTGACGGGTCGGAGGGCCAAAGTGTAGTCCAGGGCTCGGTGGCTGAAGGTAGAAACAGGGGATCCTTACACCAAAATGGAGCCTAGAAACTGGCTGGCTCTGGTAGAGGATGTGGGAGAGAGAGCCTGGGAGGGATCAAAGAGCGCAGGTGAAATGGGGATGGGCAGAACCAGCAGAAAAACAGGAGAATTAGGGTTGAGTGGAAGTCCATGGGGGAAAGGAAaacaaaaggaaagaaaaaaaaaataccataaaaCTTTCTTACTTCTGTTGTGGTTCAGTGTTCTGTCATGAGTAGATACTGTATATAAGCAAGTGCACAAAGATTAAGAATTCAATCAAAATAGTCTTTAATCCAAAAGTCCAAGTAATACATAGGAGAATCACGGGGAAACACATCTACATAACTTAGATGACATCAAACAATGAATTCAGGAAACACAGGGTTTAATTAACAAGGAGAACTAATAAGATAATTAACAGAACTGGTGAAAGGAATCATTAATCTAACACACTGGGAAATTAGTGCTGTGTTCGAAATCGCCCCCCTATACCCTCATCATGGTGAGTGAAATTGGACAATGAGTGTGCCGGAAGGGCTGCCGCTTTTACATAGTTTGTACTTGCTGTTTGATAATCATTTAAAACTTAAACTGGCAAGTCATGGAACTCTGTCATTGAAActatgtataaaccttaattaagcaatttaataatcaCTTAAAGAtgaatttatacctgtatgatatgCTGTAGCCATTGGACCagtggtttggaaaatggatggatgaatgattcAGCTGTGGGCGCCATCTTCTGTTGAGATACGGCAATTCATTTAGCATACAACTGTCAAAGTGTGGCCTACATCAGTTGTACACTCATTattgcggtgcattgtgggattgaatgagtgcaaaCGATATCATCCATGGTTTCAGACACccctacaaatggctgtcccctcaaatattgccctatttaagggtaaAGGAGGCGGTATCGGACATAGCCTAGACTAAATGACAGGACACGCAGGAAAACAGGAACAAAACCAAATCACAATGAAACATAGCcaaaacataatatatatgttacaaaaatatgaagACGTCAATTTTCCTATAGGCCGGACATTACTTTTGGCCACTATTTTATACCAATTTTTGCTGCATATGGGGGGAATGTGCTAAAAATTTGCATGTCAGACAGGTTTTCAAATGCTTACTCTTTTATTCTGCAATGATGCCATGAATGCAATATTAGATGACCCTAGTGGGTAACAATCTTAATATTCATAATCTCTGCCCTTTCCACAAACCATAAATAACATTACTCTACTGATTAAAACTCATGTGAGCTTCATACTTCCCACAGTCCAGAACCAGTTCTTCAGCTCACGGTAAGTCTAGGAAGATTTAGCTATGTGTCATTTGAAATACATATTGTTTATGATATAAGCTCCTGGCAAATGTTAACTTCAGTTATCAATAGTGATTTTTATCATCTGCTTGGACTAGATACAATATGTGCCCTTTTTAACCACTGTCCTGTTTTCTCTCCCAGAAATGAACTCAACAGTCTGGATTGTGGATAGTTATGAAGAAGCTCTTGCCAAAAACATTGTAATTGTTTGTCTTGGTTTTATCATTAATTTCATCAACGGAATGTTagtagtgacttttttttctaatacaaTGTTTTCAAGAGACTCCagatacattttatacattcaCCTGGTAATCAATGACATGCTCATGATATTTGTATCAGTGACTTTATATGTGTTGTCCTACACTTCACCACTTGTAAATGTTTCATGGTGTTGCATATTGGTGATTCTTGGTAAAGTCACTTTTAATATCACACCGTTGAATCTGGCTGGTATGGCCATCGAGCGGTTCATTGCGATCTGTAAACCACTGCATCACTCTCAGATTTGCACTCCACAACGAACCCACATCTTTGTATGTTTGCTATGGGTTTTAGGAGCTATACCTTTTCTAGTAGatatcattattttacttttaaccCAGCCCATATCTTTCTTCAGATCATTTGTACCTTGCTACCCAATATATGTGTTCCCTTCTAAAGCCCACCAGGACAACACCACTGCTTCACAAGTCATCTATATGTCTTTGGTTTGGATAATTCTCATTTATACTTATTGCAGAGTCCTGTTCACTGCCAGAAAGGCAGTTTCAAAGGGTTCAGCTAATAAGGCACAGAGTACTATACTGTTGCATGGTGTCCAGTTACTTCTTTGTATGCTTTCCTATATCACCCCCTTTATGTACATAATTATTACTCCTTTTTTTCCTCAACACAGAACTAAGATCACTTTCTGTGTTTATCTGCTCACAAATATTATGCCTAGATTACTGAGTCCTTTGATTTATGGGATCAGAGACCAGAAGTTTATGAAACAAATGAAGGAATACTTTACATGTAAAGTTATTATTGTAAAGATTGTGCCAtcaaaatgatgatttttatatagctacattttatttaaaaacaagatttatatttatttgcatttctgtttaattatggcatttgttttatttgagaTTTGATAATCTTTCCAGTGGCCTAAAAATGTTTAGACACTTACACGTGAAAGTGTATGAAAGTGAATaagatatcaaaaatatcaaacatgtggCATACAAACAAATGATGAATTGACTTTGCTCAGAACCAATGACTTTGCTCATTGTCTTTTAATCAGCTGGTGTTTTGGTGATTGTATGAAATCTGGGCTGCattcagccccgacaaaacgttgcaaaacgttttttaaatggaagCAGTGGTGCATTGAACACCCCGTTCTGATGACGCaggagttgcaactatggcagctgagaaggccattctttgtgttctttttgaagaattttcagaGCCTGATGAAGATGTTATAAATacgtgtttaatactgcaaaatacacTCAATGTTACAGTCATTGCTcttgccgtccagaataaaagagaacatcccaatggagagaagggatttgtggaaacttctaatTATTGTGAACCAACATTTGCCTCGCATTTCAGggtgaaaagacaaacatttcaggtgaaggataatccacttcttacgCCCGAGACTAAATGATCTAACGttatatgacattatttttattgtgagtattaggcttatcattatttctgatcactgttgttgtgctatgatattgtaatatttaccattatataatcataGGAGAATAGAACAGTTTATGAAAGTGTAATTCCAAAATACAATAGCaaagtatataaatatgtatagtaCTTTTATGTTACATTCATACCCATTGTGCAGGATGTCTCTTTAATACCACGTGGTTTATATGCATGTTGACACACCcacaaaacaagagaaaacgtatctcaaacctgttgcacaccgttgcacaccgtttccaggaaacatgttgTTCAACCCGGAAACCTTAGCAAAACGTTGCacaccggtttgagcttgaacgtaCCCCAGTTCTCCTGGGCCCGGTTTTTCAAAAGTAATCCACTAGGATTTTGGTATCACGTAATccaatcttggttttgatcCGGATCAAACCTTTAGTTTGGGTTTTTCAGAACTTTTTTGTAGGATTTGGATcactttgatccaaaaaaacaggattatcctgatcccaacagggggtaggatttcaaggtggattgcaggaggaaaatgtagtaaaactttaaaattagtcaaaaaatacaacatgtttttatcatgtaatatacatacacatttttatcttgattagtttaactgttaaagtagTAAATTAAATGTAGACATTAGTCTACATATTTAGCCTTTCGGTAACCTActctaaagtaaaaataaattttagtgCCATAAAACAGTCCctaaacagctgtaaatatccaacaaaaatatatttaattcaaaacccatattctttctatcaacatgtccctttagggcctCCGTAGAGCACTGGAAATCCAGATTTGGTGATCCTGAAAAGTTCCTATCCGGATCAGATTGATCCAATCCgatgttgctttaaaaaaacTGGCTCCAAAAGTAAGATGGATTACGTGATCACGGATCGCAAAAAAAGGATTACTAAATCCGGATCAATTTTATCCAGATTAAACCTTTTGAAAAACCAGGCCCTGAAGTTCACACAGTAGTTAATCACTTTAACTTGGGAAATTATCCATTAAGAAATCACAACTAGGCCTACATGTTTTGTCCTTACTTTGAAAAGTatctattgttttataaaataaatttcttcATAGCTTTCAGGgttctgtgtttatgttttcTGTGTCACATGTTTACCAGGCAAATTAATAAGAACATGTTATTTTCAATAAAGGCCTGGCGTGTTCTTTATTCTCAGTTTTCCCGCCACTAGTTTGTTTCCTTACCCTGATTTGAGTTCATTGGTCCCAGGTGTGTCTTATTAGTCTCGTTTGCCCCTTTGTTTGCCCTCTATATATTCCCTGTGTTCTCCCTCAGTCTCTGTTCGttgtattttatgtttgtgttgATGGTGTTTCTCTTGTTTCCTGTATGGTTAAAGTTTTCCTTGCTGCATTCCTCTTCTTTGTGAGTGTTTATCCACCATGGCACCTGACAATAGCTAAACTATacagttttaaaatgaacaatttAGGAAAAATTGTTCATTATTTTGTTggttaaatattttgttattttttttggttCTCTTGAAAAATGATGTCTGCACAATTTAACATGCTTCATTGTGTTTTCAGtaataaaacaattgactccaGGCACAAATAAGCAATATGCTTGCAAAATCTTTAACAAgtttaaataatatttgaataaagataTCACGAGTGGATGTATAAGCAAGTGCATGAGAATGAAGAGTTCAAGCAAAATAGTCTTTAATTAAAAAGTCCAATAAATGGGAGAATCATGGGAAAACGCATCCACATAACTTAAACACCAAACAATGAATTCAGGAAACAAAGTGCTTAATTAAGGAGAACCAACAAGATAATTAACAGAACAGGTGAACAGaatcctaatcctaaccctaatcaaacacactggGAAACTAGGTCAAATAACAGAACATGCAGGCAAACAGCAACAAAACCAAATCACAATGAAACGTAGTCCAAACAGAACCTACACGTTACAGTAGCTCCCCCTCCCAGAAAGCGAGTCCTTGTGCCTTAAAGAGTCTGAGGAGGAAGGGAGGAAGCTCTGGTGGAGGACATGAAGCTGGACATAGGTATAAACTAACAAAGACCGTCAATATAGTCCATGGGGGAGAGGGGGAGAGGGGGAGTGGAGGGGGAGAGGGGGAGTGGAGGGGGAGAGGGGGAGTGGAGGGGGAGAGGGGGAGTGGAGGGGGAGAGGGGGAGTGGAGGGGGAGAGGGGGAGTGGAGGGAGGTGGGGGAGTGGAGGGAGGTGGGGGAGTGGAGGGAGGAGGGGGAGTGGAGGGAGGAGGGGGAGAGGAGGGGGGAGTGGAGGGAGGAGGGGGAGTGGAGGGAGGgtggagggtgggaggagccaggagCAGGAGTAGGAGTAGCCAGGCAGGGAACCAGGCCACAGCCAGCACAATGATCTAAGTCAGAGTCACAGAAGGGAGGAACCATGGAGGCCTGGGAGGTGGGACCAGGGATGCAACCTCCTGCAATGGAGCCAGTCGTGGTGGAGACCCAGAAGGAGCCGCAGAGACACAGAGCCAGGGTGACACCATAGGCCTGGAGAACCAAGGTGGAGCTGACAGCTCTTGGGACTGAGGCAGAGGCGGGGACCGTGATGGAGCCAGAGCGACTTAGGACAACGGTGGAACTGGAAGGAAGGCGGAGCCTGTTGGAGCCGAAGGGATGGAGTCCTGTGGTGGAAACAGGGTGATGCCTGACCAAGGCGGAGCCGGAGGGTCGAGGGAGCCCAGTGGATCCAGTGGGATGACGGGCAACGGTAAAAATGAGGGAGCATGAAGCCAAGGCGTAACTGACGGGTCGGAGGGCCAAGGTGTAGTCCAGGGCTCGGTGGCTGAAGGTAGAGACAGGGGATCCTTACACCAAAATGGAGCCTAGAAACTGGCTGGCTCTGGTAGAGGAGGTGGGAGAGAGAGCCTAAGAGGGATCAAAGTGAGCGCAGGTGAAATGGGGATGGGCAGAACCAGCAGAAAAACAGGAGAATCAGGGCTGAGTGGAAGTCCATGGGGGAAAGGAAaacaaaaggaaagaaaaaaaaataacgtaAAACTTTCTTCTGTTGTGGTTCAGTGTTCTGTCATGAGTAGATACTGTATATAAGCAAGAGCACAAAGATGAAGATTTCAATCAAAATAGTCTATAATCCAAAAGTCTAACAAATACATAGGACAATCACGGAGAAACACATCCACATAACTTAGACAACATCAAACAATGAATTCAGGAAACACAAGGCTTAAATAACAAGGAGAACTAATAAGATAATTAACAGAACTGGTGAAAGGAATCAGGAccagcggtttggaaaatggatggatggatgaatgattcAGCTGCAGGCGCTATCTTCTGTTGAGATGCAGAAATTCATTCAGCATGCGACtgtcacagtgcattatgggtattctctagccgTTGAGTGTAGCCTACATCAGTTGTACACTCGTTattgcggtgcattgtgggattgaatgagtgcaatCGATATCGTTCACTATGGTTTCGAACACCCCTACAAATGGCcatcccctcaaatagtgccctttTTAAGGGTATAGGAGGCGATATCAGACACAGCCTAGACTAAATGACAGGACACGCAGGAAAAcaggaaaacaggaaaaaataaacattgaaTCACAATGAAACATAGCCAAAACAGAATATACACGTTacaaaacgtctcaggttacgtatgtaaccatggttccctgagaacagggaacgagactctgcgctgactgcgctatggggaacgtcCTCCGTGACCCGTGCTCGAAATGCCAAAAAtcaccacactccaatcctattggccagCAACAGCCTATCACGTCAAACGGCGCGAACCGtgacgtataaagggagcgcctgggGAAACAGCCGACATCTTCTTGTCTTTTCGCGACTGCAGCAGGCATCCCGCAACATGGCATGAaagcgcagagtctcgttccctgttctcagggaaccatggttacatacgtaacctgagacgttccctttcaaaagggaactccactctgcgctgactgcgctatggggaacgatatacccacgcTGCCATGCTAGAGGAGAATGCCAGTCCAAATGTCTGGACACACATCCGACAGTTCCAGAGAAAAACCGGGGGCAGAACTccaaggctgtcagtgacagcattccctacggccaacagcccaagctgagcctAAAAGAGGCCTTCCGAAAAAAGCCTACCAAGGCTGCTCGAGCATCTGGAACCAACAGCCCGAGAGGGGGTGGtccctttaagggaatgtggccaagGAACCAAAGGAACCTCGGCCAGTCACTCGGGCGGGAAAAATCCATCCCGCTGCCACCAAGGAGGCCTAGCCAGATCCAGCAAAGCGAAATCTGGCCTAGCCAACCTTGTCTGATATACAGAATCTCCAAGCGCAAACTCCAGAGAGGAGAGCAGGAAAGAGCGACTGCGAAAAGGCAGTAAGCAACTCAAACCCACGTGCAGAGATGGGCATCCCGGAGAGCGGAACTCAGCTAAACGCTCTGGACCCTCGTATGAGGGGAGTATAACCACTCATCCAAGGATCTACTCAGCCGTTAACAAGgtgctgaggaggctgtgcgctacAGACCCCCTACCCAGGGGAGCACAAAACAGCCTGGGGGCCGGTCTAACGGGAGACTTCATAGAAGTCTACAACCAtaccagcttagggagctaaacACAATTACGCAGTTAACCCCGAGGGGAAGTACaaagctcaacctaacagacAGACTGTAAGGCGGGCACATAGTCATGGAGGCCGGGAAAAAGGGCCTACAATATAACCAGAGTTCACCAAAGAACTAGAACTGAAAGCAGACGGCGGTAGCCCAGGATGGCCTGTAGGGCCACACCCTATTGCATATCAAGGTGGAGCAAACACCAAGACATAACAGCTACAAGTGCCCACGAGACAGCCCGTCCAACACAAACCAACGAGCAGTGCACTCGGTGAAGTACCTTctactctttaagcaagaggagtacaacataCGCCATCATGTGCTAAGGAAAGGCCCCATGGGCCTATAATCCCAGCAGGCACGCAgcatcagctcgtggcagtgttaTCAGGGTTCAAGCTAAACAGAACGACTACACAGGAGGTCATAGTCAACCTGAGACCCGGCCAGCCGGCGAAACCATCCCTTTTTGTTGGTCAAAAATGTCAGCATGCTCCACAAGAGGCCTTTACGGCCTACCTGTCACACGCGACATCAGCCATTGGCCACTAAAGTTCTAGGAGCAAAAATAGAACCTGTTAGATAGACAGAAAATATTTTAGCTCGACTAGAGCTAAAGGGAATAAACACACAATTTactcagtaaaaacatttttttttactctcagcGAGAGAAGTACCAAGCTAAACTTCGACATGCTAGCAAAGGAAGGCCTAAAAATGGCCTGTAACCTTAAAAGCACGCGGCGATAGCTAGTGCGTTTATACAACACCCAAGAGATACAGAAACCCATACAAGCTGTGCCAACATGCTAGGTAAAACATGAAAGGAGGCCTCAACGGGGGCCAGTATAAcctaaaatgataattttaaggGGAACTAGCTACACAACCTGAGCCTGGGTATACACATTCCAGCAGGCAAAGTTAATATGCTAAACAGCGTGAGCGTAACCAGCATCGTAGACCAACAGTGCTGTATCCAAACAAGCTGCATACAGAGAGGCTAAAAAGGTAAATAGCCAACAATCAAACAGCAATGAACCCCAGATGCTGTGGTGCAAAAACCGGCCAACACATAACTGACAATAGCGAAAGCTAGTTCTAGCTATATAGATTATCAGCCGAGAAACTACACCAACGCTAAACAACAAAGCGGCCATAAAGGGCCTGCCTGTAACAGTCAGCCTAACATACAGTTATTTGCCCAAATAACCCCTTAAAAACATGAACAGATGACAACTATATGCACAGGAAGCTATACAGGCAAAGCAAGGTCTATATAACGAAAGCAAAATGGACCTGGCTTACCTCCTGCGGCTCGTAGAACGCAGATTCCTCCCCGATACGTCACACGGAGGGGAAAATCCAGAGTTCCAAAGCCCAAAAGCACtttcactatcaagccagaCAGTGGGCCGTCAGGAAAATATTCATCATAGGCCCACTACATCAGCCCGACTGTAAAGCCCGCAGCATATAGATGTCACAAAAACGCTACCGGGAGGCGAAGGAAGAGCGAGGACGAGAAAACGCCCTCGCAAGAGAGGGTATCGATTACCGGCGCTGCTGGCGCCGCTCCTCAATCACCTCCCTCAGATCTCGCTTCTTCCTCCTAGCGTCTCTGCAACTTACTCCGAGGAGGAGGAGGTGCGCGAACAGCGACACTTTCCCTCTGGGCCTGCCTCTGAGCCTCGGCTCGAGAAGGCCCGGGACCTCCCGGCTGTCTGGGCCCAGAGCTGGATCTGAGCGGTATGCAAGATCTATACGCCGCGGAGCGCGTCTTTGCCTCCCTGAACTTCTCAACCACCGCCTGCACGGAGGTGCCAAAAAAGTTCAGTGGGCGAAACCGGGGCATCGAGGAGaaaatgtttctctttctccCCGATGTCCGCACAGTTGAGCCACAGATGCTGCTCAGTGGCCACCATGCCCGCCATAGATCGACCGATTGAGGCGGCAGTTTGTTTGGTGGCCCTCAGAGCGAGATCCGTGGTCCGACGCAACTCCGCGACCGCCTCAGCGGAAAGACCTTGACCCTGATCAAAATCCGTAAGCAGATCAGCCTGATATGCCAGGAGCACTGACATAGTGTGCAACGCCgcaccagcctgacctgcaGCGGCGTAAGCCCTGCCATTCAAACGTGACGTCACCTTCAACGCTTTGGATGGCAGTGCCGGAGCTTTCAATGTCGGTGCATTCCCTGTAGCGAGATAGTTCGCAAACGTCTCTTCCACAGGAGGCATCGACACATACCCGTGCTGGCCCAATCCCTCAACATCAGCGAAGTCAGCTCACTGATACTGATGCTGATGGATTCGGGCAGAGTACGGGTTCTTCCATGCCTTCTTGATCTCAGCATGAAGATCGGGAAGGAATGGAAGGTTCGCTGGAGTTGCCGGGCTATGAGTAGAGAGAAAACGGTCGTCTAACCTGCTGCGAGAGGGTTCCCTCCTCACGCGCTCCCAGGGCAGCTGCAGTCTGCTCGAGGCGCGTTCCATAACCTCCAGCAACTCAGAAAACGCAGCGCAGGGAGGCCTAGCGGGAGCCGCGGGCTCGCCCGCTTCTTCCACCTCGGCCATCTCCTGCTCCCCGGGGCCTTTAGCCAAGAGAGCACTCGCTCCTGGGTCTGTTAAGGATACGACATCATCGTCATCCGCCAGAAGCGCGTCCTCGTCAGCCGATTCAACTTGAGAAAGACTGACACCCCTCTCAAATTCCTCAGCGAGCTCCACCTGCGAGCCCCATGATTTCAATCGCCGCTGAGACTCAGCACGAGCAGGGCCGGAACCACCAGGCAGCGGTGATGGCACCTCTCCCCTCGAGAAGAGGGCCAAACGAGAACGGAGCGTTCTCATAGGAAAACGCTCACAGTTAGCACAGGCAGCACCCTCGAGTACTGTCCGTGCATGCTCCTCGCCCAGACAGAAAACGCACAAGTTGTGTGTGTCCTCCGGTGTCAGAAACCTGGGACAAGGATCAGCACACTTCCTGAACGATTTAGCAGACATACTAACTTTAGCAGAGTGAAAAAGGCACGAGCAAAAGCAGTCGCTTTTtttaggattggagtgtggtgaTTTTTGGCATTTCGAGCACGGGTCATGGAGgacgttccccatagcgcagtcaacgcagagtctcgttccctttcgaaagggaaatGTCAATTTTCCTATAGGCTGGACATTACTTTTGGCCACTATTTTACACCAATTTTTTGCTGCATAGGGtgaaaaaaatcatatcacTGCTATTTAATGAGATCAGTCTGCATAAACAAAGCATGTACATTTAGCACAGAGAAATGTGCTGAAACAATTTGCATGTCAGACAGGTTTTCAAATGCTTACTCAGTTATTCTGCAATGATGCCATAATTGCAATATTAGATGACCCTAGTGAGTAACAGGCTTAATATTCATGATCTCTGCCCTTTCTACAAAGCATAAATAACATTACTCTACTGATTAAAACTCATGTGAGCTTCATACTTCCCACAGTCCAGAACCAGTTCTTCAGCTCACGGTAAGTCTAGGTAGATTTAGCTATGTGTAATTTGAAATACATATTGTTTATGATGTAAGCTCCTGGCAAATGTTAACTTCAGTTATCAATAGTGATTTTTATCATCTGCTTGGACTAGATACAATATGTGCCCTTTTTAACCACTGTCCTGTTTTCTCTCCCAGAAATGAACTCAACAGTCTGGATTGTGGATAGTTATGAAGAAGCTCTTGCCAAAAACATTGTGATTGTTTGTCTTGGTTTCATCATCAATTTCATCAATGGAATGTTagtagtgacttttttttctaatacaaTGTTTTCAAGAGACTCCagatacattttatacattcaCCTGGTAATCAATGACATGCTCATGATATTTGTATCAGTGTCTATATATGTGTTGACCTATGCTTTACCACTTGTTAATTTTTCAATGTGTTGTATATTGGTGGTTATTGGTTCAATCACCTTTATGATCACTCCTTTGAATCTGGCTGGTATGGCCATAGAACGGTTCTTTGCGATTTGTAAACCACTGCATCACTCTCAGATTTGCACCCCACAAAGGACCTACATCTTTATATGTTTGCTATGGGTTTTAGGAGCTATGCCTTCTCTAGTAGatatcattattttacttttaaccCAGCCCATATCTTTCTTTAGATCATTTGTACC
Above is a genomic segment from Chanodichthys erythropterus isolate Z2021 chromosome 21, ASM2448905v1, whole genome shotgun sequence containing:
- the LOC137011551 gene encoding odorant receptor 131-2-like, whose translation is MNSTVWIVDSYEEALAKNIVIVCLGFIINFINGMLVVTFFSNTMFSRDSRYILYIHLVINDMLMIFVSVSIYVLTYALPLVNFSMCCILVVIGSITFMITPLNLAGMAIERFFAICKPLHHSQICTPQRTYIFICLLWVLGAMPSLVDIIILLLTQPISFFRSFVPCYLIYVFPSKAHQEHTTASQVIYMSLVWIILIYTYCRVLFTARKAVSKGSANKAQSTILLHGVQLLLCMLSYITPFMYLIITNFFPQHRTKVTFCVYLLTNIMPRLLSPLIYGVRDQKFMKQMKKYFTCKVIIVKIVPSKL
- the LOC137011585 gene encoding odorant receptor 131-2-like; the encoded protein is MNSTVWIVDSYEEALAKNIVIVCLGFIINFINGMLVVTFFSNTMFSRDSRYILYIHLVINDMLMIFVSVTLYVLSYTSPLVNVSWCCILVILGKVTFNITPLNLAGMAIERFIAICKPLHHSQICTPQRTHIFVCLLWVLGAIPFLVDIIILLLTQPISFFRSFVPCYPIYVFPSKAHQDNTTASQVIYMSLVWIILIYTYCRVLFTARKAVSKGSANKAQSTILLHGVQLLLCMLSYITPFMYIIITPFFPQHRTKITFCVYLLTNIMPRLLSPLIYGIRDQKFMKQMKEYFTCKVIIVKIVPSK